One Bdellovibrio bacteriovorus str. Tiberius DNA segment encodes these proteins:
- the fliS gene encoding flagellar export chaperone FliS yields the protein MNKNAYQKYKTTSVQSASREKILLMLYEGAIKFTKLAIKAAEEKKIADRGTNIGRAFDIIMELNNTLDHKVGGDVANQLEQLYMFMMEQYTKANITGSPEPLKENLKLLNTLYDGWVQAVEKLKQETNNSPDKKAG from the coding sequence ATGAACAAAAATGCATATCAGAAGTACAAAACGACTTCAGTACAAAGCGCCAGCCGCGAAAAAATCCTGCTGATGCTTTACGAAGGTGCCATTAAATTCACGAAGCTGGCTATCAAGGCAGCCGAAGAAAAGAAAATCGCAGATCGCGGCACGAACATTGGGCGCGCCTTCGATATCATTATGGAACTGAACAACACTCTGGATCACAAAGTCGGTGGCGATGTCGCGAACCAGCTTGAACAGCTTTATATGTTCATGATGGAGCAATACACCAAAGCCAATATCACAGGCAGTCCTGAGCCATTGAAAGAAAACTTGAAGCTTCTGAACACGCTGTATGACGGCTGGGTTCAGGCAGTGGAAAAGTTGAAGCAGGAAACCAACAATTCACCAGACAAAAAAGCAGGCTAA
- a CDS encoding tetratricopeptide repeat protein, which translates to MLENQIVQKSSEISGDQSGPEFVQESTKIYFDPQQAIADFDAELPEVKEERITDPRVANFIRHAQVLMKHREYPLAMNLLREASNKDSKNPATLNMLANCLDKMSRNSEALIVRKTLAQVDYGFESLHGYATSLYKSGRDQEALDKYFEALAVLTDESDTLFETYKNMGNIFVRQGDFDGAEEYYNKAYTMNPQSDVLLVNFGTLEVQRGDYDKSLYCFRKAVEINPENDKAWVGLAMVHSQFGDMELAWANIETAIDINPQNRTAVHLAANWGLRDGKLQKAIEALQGYLASVEEDEDMSLVLINLLCSAGQVEQAMLEIERVLLWNPDHKEVRNLKKKITASQKVA; encoded by the coding sequence ATGTTGGAAAATCAGATCGTTCAAAAGTCCAGTGAAATTTCCGGTGACCAATCAGGTCCTGAGTTCGTTCAGGAATCCACTAAAATTTATTTTGATCCGCAACAGGCCATTGCCGATTTCGATGCGGAACTGCCGGAAGTCAAAGAAGAAAGAATCACGGACCCTCGTGTAGCCAACTTCATTCGTCACGCGCAAGTATTGATGAAACATCGTGAATACCCTCTGGCGATGAATCTGTTACGCGAAGCCAGCAATAAAGATTCCAAAAATCCTGCAACATTGAACATGCTGGCGAACTGTCTGGACAAGATGTCCCGCAATTCTGAAGCCTTGATCGTCAGAAAGACCCTGGCGCAAGTTGACTATGGCTTTGAAAGCCTGCATGGCTACGCCACGTCTTTATATAAATCCGGTCGCGATCAGGAAGCTTTGGACAAATACTTTGAAGCTTTGGCTGTTCTGACAGATGAGTCCGACACTTTGTTTGAGACCTACAAAAACATGGGCAATATTTTCGTGCGTCAGGGCGACTTCGACGGCGCGGAAGAATACTATAATAAAGCTTACACAATGAACCCGCAGTCTGATGTGCTGCTGGTGAACTTCGGTACGTTGGAAGTTCAGCGTGGCGATTATGACAAGTCCCTGTACTGCTTCCGTAAAGCCGTTGAAATAAATCCGGAAAATGACAAAGCCTGGGTTGGCCTTGCCATGGTACACAGCCAATTCGGTGATATGGAACTGGCTTGGGCCAATATTGAAACAGCTATCGATATCAATCCACAAAACCGTACAGCCGTTCATCTGGCTGCGAACTGGGGTCTGCGTGATGGTAAGTTACAAAAAGCCATCGAAGCTCTTCAGGGTTATCTTGCAAGTGTGGAAGAAGATGAAGACATGTCCCTGGTTCTGATCAATCTGCTGTGCAGTGCCGGTCAGGTCGAGCAGGCGATGCTTGAAATCGAGCGCGTTCTTCTTTGGAATCCTGATCACAAAGAAGTCAGAAATCTTAAAAAGAAAATCACCGCATCACAGAAGGTTGCTTAA
- a CDS encoding glycosyltransferase family 9 protein has product MKILVVSLLRLGDIIQQEPLLRGLREKHPTAEIHLLMNRQFANVERILHGVVDKYIHFDRETLQRGLGESGFNILYSYSVLEELVQSLNGEKYDLAYNFTHNRLSAYLLGALEIPEKRGLHQEDGRFRGMDNRWLKYFNDRFSGAQKSLFHYVELLGNSFNLPVRPQAAGVRKKSKSILFQCLTSQTAKNWGLDNFVQLKRTIEMALVDYKVQILGAPFERETLLSAFSEKDLLICDLSEARKHLQDCALLVTGDTSIKHLAAQMGVPLVELVMGTSDAVKTGAFSENARILTEDITVERVFGEVWDELSGESRNIENTAGSLERATWKLYLDKASRDAEPAYVAALQQLLDSHPEKNLLLALNSYQEKTQIYLAWQKRIIAALPSREMLTSRKTVSATDVAELILVAQDIIKSKKDDAGYFQGFVESLLARYSQATQVLDRVKADLEDQAELLAIRETLTRHLQSLSMEGAYYAKGIGQLSISGFEETGKSLQRDLEDAKL; this is encoded by the coding sequence ATGAAGATTCTGGTTGTCTCTCTTCTGAGGCTTGGTGACATCATCCAGCAGGAACCTCTGCTGCGCGGTCTGCGGGAAAAACATCCCACGGCCGAGATTCATCTGCTGATGAACCGTCAGTTCGCAAATGTCGAACGCATCCTTCACGGTGTGGTGGATAAGTACATCCATTTTGACCGGGAAACTTTGCAGCGGGGCCTGGGCGAGAGCGGCTTTAATATTCTATATTCCTATTCCGTGCTGGAAGAGCTTGTACAGTCGCTGAATGGCGAGAAGTACGATCTGGCTTATAATTTTACTCATAACAGGCTCAGTGCCTATTTGCTGGGCGCTTTGGAGATCCCGGAAAAGCGTGGTCTTCATCAAGAAGACGGTCGCTTCCGTGGAATGGACAACCGCTGGCTTAAATACTTTAACGACCGCTTTTCGGGGGCCCAAAAGTCCTTGTTCCACTACGTGGAGCTGTTGGGGAATTCCTTCAACCTTCCGGTGCGGCCTCAGGCCGCCGGGGTTCGCAAGAAAAGCAAATCCATTCTGTTCCAGTGTCTGACCAGTCAGACAGCTAAAAACTGGGGCCTGGATAATTTCGTTCAACTGAAAAGAACCATTGAAATGGCCCTCGTGGATTACAAGGTTCAGATTCTGGGGGCTCCGTTTGAACGCGAAACCTTGTTAAGCGCATTTTCGGAAAAAGATCTTTTGATCTGTGATCTGTCCGAAGCCCGCAAGCATCTGCAAGACTGTGCGTTGCTGGTTACCGGCGACACCAGCATCAAACATCTGGCAGCGCAAATGGGCGTCCCTTTGGTGGAACTGGTTATGGGCACCAGCGATGCTGTGAAAACCGGGGCGTTTTCCGAAAACGCAAGAATACTGACTGAAGATATCACCGTGGAACGTGTGTTCGGTGAGGTGTGGGATGAACTTAGTGGTGAATCCCGGAATATCGAAAACACCGCGGGATCTTTGGAGCGGGCGACCTGGAAGCTTTATTTGGATAAAGCTTCGCGCGATGCTGAGCCTGCGTATGTAGCGGCTTTGCAGCAGCTGTTGGATTCCCATCCGGAAAAGAACCTGTTGCTGGCTTTGAACAGCTATCAGGAAAAAACGCAGATTTACCTGGCTTGGCAAAAACGCATTATCGCGGCGTTACCGTCACGGGAAATGCTGACCAGCCGCAAAACGGTTTCAGCAACGGATGTGGCTGAACTGATCTTGGTGGCTCAGGATATTATTAAAAGTAAAAAAGATGACGCCGGTTATTTCCAGGGGTTCGTGGAATCCCTGCTGGCCCGCTATTCTCAGGCGACCCAGGTTCTGGATCGCGTGAAAGCGGATCTGGAAGATCAGGCCGAGCTTTTGGCAATTCGTGAAACATTGACTCGTCATTTGCAATCTCTCTCCATGGAAGGAGCGTACTATGCAAAAGGAATTGGACAACTATCTATCAGTGGCTTTGAAGAGACTGGAAAAAGCCTACAGCGAGATCTTGAAGACGCAAAGCTATAG
- a CDS encoding glycosyltransferase family 9 protein, producing the protein MKILILQLARLGDIYMTWPVLQGLRRTYPTAEIHILTRPRFESALEGLQAVDRHWSLPSSQILTPLIQTEPDLEASLSHMDEFVTTLKSEQFDRIINFTFSPFSSYLTHALSEPNTVVSGYTRNADGSLCFADDVSAYFYAQVGLDKPNRVHVADILASMVDVQYTEEDWGISTYQEASVTLPERYMVLHVGASDPQKALSPDAWVRALKVTSQRYAHLPVVLIGSAAEAPLALQIETQVPDMTFVNLAGRTQVSELPAIIKKAEVLVGCDSAPVHIASLTDTPTLNVSVGPVNFWETGPKASLSFIYRRESESEVVAEDLGAVLGDLLDGEVREGLIVRTGGLVSYAREEAPSEAFQWQLVEALYMGGSFPVADRMEILQGAMKLNDINTFAMEQLALIPELGVAKVAPFLDSAEEVINNISRMVPELSPLVSWYQAERIRIAPGSLEEIRTATLNVHERFKRYLHVYIPHEALKEEAGNGAV; encoded by the coding sequence ATGAAAATACTCATCCTGCAACTCGCTAGGCTCGGGGACATCTATATGACCTGGCCTGTTTTGCAGGGCCTGCGTCGTACTTATCCCACGGCAGAGATTCATATTCTGACTCGTCCGCGCTTTGAAAGCGCCCTTGAAGGGTTGCAGGCGGTGGATCGTCATTGGTCATTGCCTTCAAGTCAGATTCTGACGCCGCTGATTCAGACGGAACCGGATCTGGAAGCGTCTTTGAGTCATATGGACGAATTTGTGACGACTTTGAAGTCCGAACAATTCGACCGCATCATTAATTTTACGTTTTCCCCATTTTCAAGCTATCTGACTCATGCTTTGTCAGAGCCAAACACGGTGGTGAGCGGTTACACCCGTAACGCCGACGGCAGTTTGTGTTTTGCTGATGACGTCAGTGCCTATTTCTATGCCCAAGTGGGACTTGATAAGCCCAACCGCGTTCACGTGGCGGACATTCTGGCATCCATGGTCGATGTACAGTACACCGAAGAGGACTGGGGCATTTCCACGTATCAGGAAGCTTCAGTGACTTTGCCTGAACGATACATGGTTTTGCATGTCGGTGCCAGCGATCCACAGAAGGCTTTAAGCCCCGATGCATGGGTGCGCGCCTTGAAGGTGACTTCGCAAAGATATGCGCATCTTCCAGTGGTGCTGATCGGTTCAGCTGCCGAAGCGCCATTGGCGCTGCAGATTGAAACCCAGGTGCCGGATATGACTTTTGTGAATCTGGCGGGCCGCACGCAGGTGTCCGAACTGCCAGCGATCATCAAGAAAGCTGAAGTGCTGGTGGGTTGCGACAGTGCGCCTGTTCATATTGCCTCTTTGACGGACACACCGACTTTGAACGTCAGTGTGGGCCCCGTGAATTTCTGGGAGACGGGCCCGAAAGCAAGTCTGTCCTTTATCTATCGCCGCGAAAGTGAATCCGAAGTGGTGGCCGAGGACCTGGGTGCGGTGCTGGGGGATCTTTTGGATGGTGAGGTCCGCGAAGGACTGATCGTTAGAACGGGCGGCCTTGTGAGCTATGCTCGCGAAGAGGCGCCTTCAGAAGCCTTCCAGTGGCAGTTAGTGGAGGCTCTTTATATGGGCGGCAGTTTCCCGGTGGCCGACCGCATGGAGATCCTGCAAGGGGCCATGAAACTGAATGATATCAATACTTTTGCGATGGAACAGCTGGCGTTGATTCCAGAGCTGGGGGTGGCCAAGGTCGCTCCTTTCCTGGATAGCGCCGAAGAAGTTATCAACAACATTAGCCGAATGGTTCCGGAATTGAGTCCTCTAGTAAGCTGGTATCAAGCGGAAAGAATCCGCATTGCACCCGGCTCGCTCGAGGAAATCCGTACCGCAACATTGAATGTGCATGAGCGATTCAAACGCTACCTTCATGTATACATTCCACATGAGGCACTCAAGGAAGAGGCAGGCAATGGAGCGGTTTAA
- a CDS encoding ATP-binding protein produces MEIIFRASIAEALLLLQSQRFSSILVQEVGNSDALEFLYQARLLQPMAPRILIAEELNEQEVREGINKAQVYRFMRWPLTEHEIWEQLENALQKHAMFLSRSLLLKESSHQNKQLEALTHSLEGMVEERTQYIEMSHHEESEKLTRERQLIRFIKDLATQTSFEDILAILRKELRKFHKMGDPILAFRLGGSKTFFLSFQSGHFTQTESTSYFEFPKTAQVPSAELIRSFANHFGRPFVKAYVVPFELRMTSHLTSGEGEAILCIENSLNDKEMGPFMDFMNDRVRPLSMALDRVLLENQLSSFSYRWEKTFDGMRDPIAIVDIDYNVVRANRKFSDRFMHHKCYESFAHRKATCEGCPVPQALKEGAPAAGQIQVDGRIYQVHSYPVLLDQGSRPTNVVNQYVDITQSRELYLRMLQSEKMGAIGLLAGNIAHELNNPLTGLRSLSQVLLQEAEEGSNLHSDLVEIEKATARSQRIIKNLLDFSKGEDQPSEFISVDEVVERTLPMLKSALRTHRLEVDLQTLGSTVYVEPHLLQQVVFNLINNACQAMKDPGRLSLRTSLVNGSVVLEIEDTGPGIPEDIRRRIFEPFFTTKKEGLGTGLGLSMSKSVIEKFGGTIEFRDVDPHGTCFTIVLPQRNAP; encoded by the coding sequence GTGGAGATCATTTTCAGGGCCTCTATTGCTGAGGCCCTTTTGCTTTTGCAGAGTCAGCGTTTTTCCTCGATCTTAGTCCAGGAAGTCGGCAACTCTGATGCGTTGGAATTTTTGTACCAAGCCCGCCTGTTGCAGCCGATGGCTCCGCGTATTTTGATCGCAGAAGAACTTAACGAACAAGAGGTCCGCGAGGGCATCAACAAAGCCCAGGTGTACCGCTTCATGCGCTGGCCTTTGACGGAGCATGAGATCTGGGAACAGCTCGAAAACGCTTTGCAAAAGCACGCGATGTTTTTATCTCGCTCTTTGCTGCTGAAAGAATCTTCCCACCAGAACAAACAGCTGGAAGCCCTGACCCATTCCCTGGAGGGCATGGTTGAAGAGCGCACCCAGTACATTGAAATGTCCCACCATGAGGAAAGCGAAAAGTTGACCCGGGAACGCCAGTTGATTCGTTTCATCAAGGATCTTGCGACGCAGACGTCATTTGAAGACATCCTGGCGATCCTGCGCAAGGAACTTCGCAAGTTCCACAAGATGGGAGATCCGATCTTGGCCTTCCGCTTGGGTGGATCAAAAACCTTCTTCTTAAGTTTTCAGTCCGGGCATTTCACTCAGACCGAATCCACCAGCTATTTTGAATTTCCCAAGACAGCGCAAGTGCCCAGTGCGGAGCTGATTCGCTCGTTTGCCAATCACTTTGGCCGTCCGTTTGTTAAAGCGTATGTTGTGCCTTTTGAACTGCGTATGACCAGTCACCTGACCAGCGGTGAAGGCGAAGCGATTCTGTGTATTGAGAACTCGCTGAACGACAAAGAGATGGGGCCGTTCATGGATTTCATGAACGACCGGGTTCGTCCGTTAAGTATGGCTTTGGACCGTGTTCTGCTGGAAAACCAGCTTTCCAGTTTTTCGTATCGTTGGGAAAAGACCTTCGATGGTATGCGCGACCCTATTGCGATTGTGGACATCGACTACAACGTGGTTCGCGCCAATCGCAAATTCAGTGACCGCTTCATGCACCACAAGTGTTATGAAAGCTTTGCTCATCGCAAAGCCACGTGTGAAGGGTGTCCGGTGCCGCAGGCTTTGAAGGAAGGCGCACCGGCCGCGGGCCAGATTCAGGTGGATGGGCGCATCTATCAGGTGCACAGCTATCCGGTGCTTTTGGATCAGGGCAGTCGTCCAACAAACGTTGTGAACCAGTATGTGGATATCACCCAGTCCCGCGAACTTTACCTGCGCATGCTGCAAAGTGAAAAAATGGGAGCCATTGGTTTGCTGGCCGGAAACATCGCCCATGAACTGAATAATCCATTGACCGGTCTTCGCTCGTTGTCGCAGGTGCTGCTGCAGGAAGCCGAAGAGGGCAGCAATCTGCATTCAGATCTGGTCGAGATTGAAAAGGCCACAGCACGGTCTCAGCGCATTATTAAAAACCTGCTCGATTTTTCGAAAGGGGAAGACCAGCCTTCGGAATTCATCAGCGTGGATGAGGTCGTTGAGCGCACTTTGCCGATGTTGAAGTCGGCGTTGCGCACCCACCGCCTGGAGGTGGATTTACAAACTTTGGGCTCCACGGTTTATGTGGAGCCGCATTTGTTGCAGCAGGTGGTCTTTAATCTGATAAACAATGCCTGTCAGGCCATGAAAGATCCGGGCCGCTTGAGCCTGCGCACTAGTTTGGTCAATGGATCTGTGGTGCTGGAGATTGAAGACACCGGGCCGGGCATTCCGGAAGACATCCGTCGACGCATCTTTGAACCCTTCTTTACGACAAAAAAAGAGGGACTTGGTACCGGTCTTGGGTTAAGTATGTCTAAGTCAGTCATTGAAAAATTCGGAGGCACCATCGAATTCCGAGACGTGGATCCCCACGGGACTTGTTTCACGATCGTGCTTCCGCAAAGGAATGCGCCTTGA
- a CDS encoding response regulator: protein MKILIVDDEALVRRSLSRALKGKGHDVLEAGDGNEGLQLWQTSNPDLVFLDVLMPGRTGPEVLKEMRDQSKAKVILMSAFAGEHNMETAQQMGANLFVPKPFEDIFAVVKMAEDL, encoded by the coding sequence TTGAAGATTTTAATTGTTGATGATGAAGCTCTGGTCCGCCGCTCTTTGAGTCGTGCCTTGAAAGGCAAGGGTCATGACGTGCTGGAGGCCGGTGATGGCAATGAAGGCCTGCAACTGTGGCAGACTTCCAATCCGGATCTGGTGTTTTTGGATGTGCTGATGCCGGGTCGCACCGGTCCTGAAGTTTTGAAGGAAATGCGCGATCAATCCAAAGCCAAAGTGATTCTGATGTCAGCGTTCGCTGGTGAACACAATATGGAAACCGCCCAGCAGATGGGTGCGAATCTTTTTGTGCCGAAGCCTTTTGAAGATATTTTTGCCGTTGTGAAAATGGCAGAGGATTTGTAG
- the rsmD gene encoding 16S rRNA (guanine(966)-N(2))-methyltransferase RsmD produces MRIIAGKYRGHQLVAFDADHIRPTTDRVKETLFNKLQFDIDGARVVDLFCGTGNLGIEALSRGAEFCTFVEKNPKSLVITRKNFEKLRVPAADYKIVNMDVIAYLKSYEGEPFNIIFADPPFTEKMAHFVMEAASTSAAFGKTTLLAIESQAKERMEDRYGSVIRYSKKEYGDKILSMFCHESALEQDEEPAAEEEHHE; encoded by the coding sequence ATGAGAATTATTGCGGGGAAATATCGTGGACATCAGCTGGTGGCATTTGATGCCGACCACATCCGCCCCACAACGGATCGGGTGAAAGAAACCCTGTTCAATAAATTGCAGTTTGATATCGACGGCGCTCGCGTAGTGGACTTGTTCTGCGGCACCGGCAATCTGGGCATTGAGGCTTTGTCGCGCGGGGCGGAGTTCTGCACTTTCGTTGAAAAGAACCCCAAGTCGCTGGTCATCACGCGCAAGAATTTTGAAAAACTGCGTGTGCCGGCTGCGGATTACAAGATCGTCAATATGGACGTGATCGCTTATTTGAAATCCTACGAGGGTGAACCGTTCAATATTATCTTTGCCGATCCGCCGTTCACTGAAAAGATGGCTCACTTCGTAATGGAAGCAGCCAGTACCAGTGCAGCCTTTGGCAAAACGACCCTGCTGGCGATTGAGTCCCAGGCCAAAGAACGCATGGAAGACCGTTACGGCTCTGTGATTCGTTACAGCAAAAAAGAATATGGCGATAAAATCCTAAGTATGTTCTGTCACGAAAGTGCCTTGGAACAGGATGAAGAACCGGCAGCCGAAGAGGAACACCATGAGTAA
- the coaD gene encoding pantetheine-phosphate adenylyltransferase: MSKIAVYPGSFDPITMGHVDIINRISPLYEEVIVLVAQSSQKQSMFSVEERKTLIEKSLSHLKNVKVDIFGGLTVEYMKKAKAQVIVRGLRAVSDFEYEMTMANMNRKLAPDFETLLVFASPEFYYISSRGVKEVAINGGALKGLVPDVVVEAMEKKIRK; encoded by the coding sequence ATGAGTAAAATTGCCGTTTACCCAGGAAGCTTTGACCCCATCACAATGGGGCATGTTGATATTATCAACCGTATTTCCCCTTTGTATGAAGAAGTCATCGTGTTGGTTGCACAATCTTCACAGAAACAGAGCATGTTTTCTGTTGAAGAAAGAAAGACTTTGATCGAAAAATCCTTGTCCCATCTGAAAAACGTCAAAGTCGATATCTTTGGCGGTCTGACGGTGGAGTACATGAAAAAAGCCAAAGCCCAGGTGATCGTGCGGGGCTTGCGTGCGGTGTCGGATTTCGAGTACGAGATGACCATGGCGAACATGAATCGCAAGTTGGCGCCGGACTTTGAAACCCTTTTGGTCTTTGCCAGCCCCGAGTTCTATTATATTTCTTCGCGCGGGGTGAAAGAGGTGGCCATCAACGGTGGCGCCTTGAAAGGCCTGGTGCCGGACGTCGTGGTCGAAGCGATGGAGAAAAAAATCAGAAAGTAA
- a CDS encoding pyridoxal phosphate-dependent aminotransferase has protein sequence MIQLSKRAQNLKPSPTLFLVAKAKELAAQGHDVISLTVGEPDWPTFKGASDAGIEAIQKGITKYTPANGTVELRKSISEKLKSELGFEYSPKEITVASGAKYIIFSVLQMICSPGDEVVIATPYWVSYPAMVELADGVPHIVECGEMENFKITPEKLEAAINAKTKGFLFCSPSNPTGLQYSADELKALAEVLRKHPQVVIISDDIYNRLVFDGSTVAPHILTVAPDLKDRTVLVNGGSKAYSMTGWRIGWASGPERLITAMADYQSQSTGSPSSISQHALLSAIKTSEADIKDVVAKLVARKNSGLKELETVPGFKTAEPQGAFYFWVDIRAHLGKSYQDRVIRTSKDFCDVLLEKFFVATVPGAECGTEGFMRLSFAVSEETMKRGVARMKDLVSQLV, from the coding sequence TTGATTCAGCTTTCCAAACGAGCGCAAAATCTGAAGCCTTCTCCGACCCTGTTTCTGGTAGCAAAGGCCAAAGAGCTGGCTGCCCAGGGGCACGATGTGATCTCCCTGACCGTTGGAGAGCCGGATTGGCCCACTTTCAAGGGCGCTTCCGACGCTGGCATTGAGGCCATCCAAAAAGGCATTACCAAGTACACTCCGGCCAATGGCACGGTGGAGCTTAGAAAATCCATTTCTGAAAAGTTGAAATCTGAACTGGGGTTTGAATATTCCCCGAAAGAAATCACCGTGGCTTCCGGTGCGAAGTACATCATCTTTTCAGTGCTGCAGATGATCTGCTCGCCAGGGGATGAGGTCGTGATTGCGACTCCGTACTGGGTCAGCTATCCCGCGATGGTGGAGCTGGCGGACGGTGTGCCTCACATCGTTGAATGCGGCGAAATGGAAAACTTCAAAATCACGCCTGAAAAATTGGAAGCGGCGATCAATGCCAAAACCAAAGGCTTCTTGTTCTGTTCACCCAGCAACCCGACGGGTTTGCAGTACTCGGCGGATGAACTAAAAGCCCTGGCCGAAGTTCTGCGCAAACACCCGCAAGTGGTGATTATTTCTGACGACATTTACAACCGCCTGGTCTTTGATGGCAGCACGGTCGCTCCGCACATTCTAACCGTCGCGCCGGATCTGAAGGATCGCACAGTGCTGGTGAATGGCGGATCCAAGGCCTATTCCATGACCGGCTGGCGCATTGGCTGGGCTTCGGGCCCAGAGCGCCTGATCACGGCAATGGCGGACTATCAAAGCCAAAGCACGGGTTCACCTTCCAGTATTTCCCAGCATGCGCTGCTTTCGGCGATTAAGACCTCGGAAGCGGATATCAAGGACGTGGTGGCTAAGCTTGTGGCCCGCAAGAATTCAGGTTTGAAAGAGCTTGAAACAGTGCCGGGTTTTAAAACCGCCGAACCGCAAGGGGCTTTCTATTTCTGGGTCGACATCCGTGCACATCTCGGGAAGTCCTATCAAGACCGCGTGATCAGAACCTCAAAAGATTTCTGTGATGTGCTGCTGGAAAAATTCTTTGTGGCGACCGTGCCTGGGGCTGAATGCGGAACCGAAGGGTTCATGCGTTTAAGCTTTGCGGTTTCAGAAGAGACCATGAAGCGGGGGGTAGCCCGCATGAAGGATCTTGTCAGTCAGCTTGTGTAA
- a CDS encoding DUF2802 domain-containing protein, giving the protein MSFWVLLQVLVNLILLAGVVGLWVRLNRPPKDDPRLSKGLQLLQSKIAVLEDLSDRTETQVNQLTALLEQKVKDIQAKIQAADKQIGKIDQNMQKSMEVAKIFQDRIPHTEIIERQNTVKYVKAARMAHQGSSVDEIAREVDLSRGEIEFIAKVNRDQLMFCEDSLPEWANEEIEESAQSDLSDVDNISFMTPLQREIPIEISTAFEVPKTDQEALKKLGDAFKAACNEVKAEEAAAQQTANNVSALFNVTQNIAQNFLSEKPTPAAPTAAQVEKKRPVLHIGEPEIRPVQFRRIDLAKDLD; this is encoded by the coding sequence GTGAGCTTTTGGGTCTTGCTTCAAGTACTTGTGAATTTGATTTTGTTGGCGGGCGTTGTGGGTTTGTGGGTGCGCTTGAACCGACCTCCTAAAGACGATCCAAGACTGAGCAAAGGTTTGCAGTTGCTGCAATCCAAGATCGCCGTTTTGGAAGACCTTTCCGACCGCACGGAAACTCAAGTCAACCAGCTGACCGCGCTGCTGGAACAAAAAGTAAAAGACATTCAGGCCAAGATTCAGGCTGCCGACAAACAAATCGGCAAGATCGACCAGAACATGCAAAAGAGCATGGAAGTGGCCAAGATCTTCCAGGATCGTATTCCTCACACGGAAATCATTGAACGCCAGAACACAGTTAAATACGTAAAGGCCGCGCGCATGGCCCATCAGGGTTCCAGCGTGGATGAAATCGCCCGTGAAGTGGACTTGTCCCGCGGTGAAATTGAATTCATCGCCAAAGTGAATCGCGATCAGTTGATGTTCTGTGAAGACAGTCTGCCAGAATGGGCAAACGAAGAGATCGAAGAATCCGCTCAATCCGACTTGAGCGACGTGGACAACATCAGCTTCATGACTCCGCTGCAAAGAGAAATCCCGATTGAAATCAGCACCGCTTTCGAGGTTCCAAAAACCGACCAGGAAGCTTTGAAAAAATTGGGTGATGCCTTTAAAGCCGCCTGCAATGAAGTGAAGGCTGAAGAAGCCGCCGCTCAGCAGACCGCAAACAACGTATCTGCTTTGTTCAACGTGACCCAGAATATCGCGCAAAATTTCCTAAGCGAGAAGCCGACGCCGGCTGCGCCAACCGCGGCCCAGGTGGAAAAGAAAAGACCGGTCCTGCACATCGGCGAGCCAGAGATCCGTCCGGTTCAGTTCCGTCGTATTGATCTGGCGAAGGACTTGGACTAA